GTGGGCCTTTTACGGTAACAGCCACTACCTCATCTCTTAGTACTTCCTTGCATAGATTTATTAATAGACTACTATCTACTCCACCAGAAAATGCCACTACAACCTTCTTGTCTTTTTTTATGTAATTTTTTATGTCTTCAACTTTTTTTCTTAAGTCTCCATCAATAGTATCAAGTCTAAAAGCATTATTACTCTCCTCTACTGAAGCTTTGCTTACACGGTTTATTAAACTTCCATTTTCAAAGGTTGTCATTGTATCAAGTGCTATATTTAATATTCTGTCAGCCTCTTTGTTATAGGCTCTTTTTACATGATTTATACTAAAAGATTTAAAGTTATTAATTTTATCTTTTATTCTATCAAAAATAACTTTTAGCTCTTGGTTTTTTACTTTATATTCACCTTTTATTTGCTTTACAACTAGCTCACTATCTAAAAAAGCTTCTACATCCTGAACTCCTAGGCAAATCAAAGCCTCTAAGCCTTCTAGTAGAGCAGTGTATTCTGCTATGTTATTAGTCGCAATCCCTATTGGTCTTGCTTTTTCATAAACTATTTTATCTCCTTCATAAATAACAAATCCTATAGCGGCTTCTCCCGGGTTTCCTCTTGAGCCTCCGTCACTATAAAGTCTCATCATTGTCTTTTATTTCCTCCAAATACAATATTCTGTTGCAACAATCACATTCAATTATTTCCGAGCAGTTTTCAACCTTTTCAATTAGAGAAGTGGATAATGTCATATGACATATTTCACATACTCCGTTTTCCGCTCTAGTAAAAACAACCTTCATGGTTTGCCTTTTTTTATCATAGAGTCTGAGTAAGTCAGGGTCAGCAGACTTTCTGAGTTTTCTAATCTTTTTTTCCATCAATTTAATTTTGTCTTCTAAGTAAGCAACCTTTTCATGCTGACTTATTTTCTTTGAATTATATTGCTTCTCAACCTTGTTATATTTAGATTTAAAAAGATTCAATTCCTTTGAAAACTTTTCTATTATATAAAACTCTTTCATTATTTCATCTTCAAGATTTATTTTTTTATCTTTTAATATAACTTCTTGTTTTTTTAATTCTTGCAAAATTTTAGAGTTTTGATGCTCCGATTCATACAATTTCTCTAAAATTGATAAAAGCTGTCTGTCTACATCTGAAAGTTGCTTCTCTTTTATTAAAAGTCCTGTTCTTGCTTGATCAACTTGAACTCTTATCGCGTTTTCTTCCTTTAGAATTAAATCCAGTTCATGTTTTAAGCGTTTTATAGATTCAACATTCATAAGTCGTTCACTTTTGTCTTTAGCTTGCTCTATTAACCTGTAGCCTTTATCTATTCTTCTCAAAATCTCCAAAATAATCCTCCTTAGGCGTTTAAACAGCCCTAAACGGATCTTTTAAAGCATCCGAAACAACAAAATCAACTTCCTCACCTAATTTATCTCTTAGAATTCTAAGCATATTTTCCTTAAAGTGAATTTCACTCCCATAATGACCCACATCAAATATATTCATTCCTCTGCCAAGCCAATCTTGGGCATCATGATATTTTATATCTCCAGTCAAATAAGCATTACAGCCAGCCTCAAAGGCATTACTCGCATATTCAATGCCAGAACCAGTTACTATACCCACTTTTCTAATTTTGGTATTTCCTCCATCAACTATCCTCAGGTCGGATAAATTAAGCTTAGTTTTTACAAACATAATAAACTCTTCAACGCTCATCTCTTCTTTTAGCTCACCATATCTTCCTATTGCATCTATATCCGAATTTTCATAGGCTAATTTATTTATATTATTAAGAGATAATAAATTTGAAATATAATCGTTTAAGCCACCTTCAATAATATCAAAATTTGTATGAGCAACGTAAACGCCTATTGAATTTTTAATTAATTTAAGAAGGATATTTCCTTTATCATCAAAATTTGTTATAGATTTAATAGGTCTAAAGATCAAGGGGTGATGGCTTATAATTAATTGTACGTCCTTACTTATAGCCTCATCAACAACTGCCTCGTTAATTTCAAGGGTTATAAGCACTTTATTAACATAAGCTGACTTATCACCAATACTTAGTCCAACATTATCCCAATCATATGCCAGGCTTGGCTTCAAAAGTTCATCTAGGTTTATTTTGAGTTGTTCTAGCTGCATCTTCTATCATCTCCTCATAGCATTTTATCTTCAAGGATAATTCTTCAACTTTTGCGTTATTTTCTCCACTACCACTTTCTCTAATTTTACCTATTATTGCTTTATTAGTATTAATTTTAGATTGAAGTAATTTAAACAAAACTTCATTTGCTTTCCTATAATTTATATTTCCTATCTCATCAAATGGAGGCTCTATAGTTTTTAATACCTTTTCTAATGAGTATCTACTCACTATTATATGATAAAATTTACCTTCATCCTCTATAAGCTCTTCATCTAAGATATCAAAATTATTTTTATATAAATATTGTCTCAATTTTTCAGGAAATTGTACAGGCTGAAAAATAAAAATAGGATGTTTTGCTTTATATTTTTTATGATAGGATTCATTTAGAATCTCAGAAATCAAAATACCGCCCATACCTGCTATTACAACTACATCAGCCTCATCAACCTCTAATACTTCTAGCCCACTTCCTAATCTTGTTTCAATTTTTGTCTGCAAGTTATTATTTTTAATTTCAATAACAGCTTTTTCTAGAGAGCCTTTGCTAATATCCGCGGCAATTGCTTTTTTGACTATATTATTTTTTACTGCATAAGTGGGAATGTATCCATGGTCTGTTCCTATATCTGCTAAAACCTCGCCATTTGGAATCAATTTAAGTATAGTTTCTAATCTTTTACTTATCACAATAATCACCTATCTTTATAAAAATCTCATTTTCATAGCAATCTTAAATCTATTTTATACCCATATTTTCAAAGTCTTATATAACTTGTTCCAATCTCTATGAAATCTTAGCCTATTCATAATAAAAGATTCGCTGATGCGAATCTTCTATAAATTAATCTAAATAATCTTTTAATTTTTTCGATCTACTAGGATGTCTCAATTTCCTTAGAGCTTTAGCTTCAATTTGTCTAATTCTTTCTCTTGTAACATCGAATTCTTTTCCAACTTCCTCCAAGGTTCTTGCTCTTCCATCTTCTAAACCAAAGCGTAATTTAAGAACTTTTTGTTCTCTCTCATTTAATGTGCAAAGTACATCCTCAAGCTGTTCCTTAAGTAGAGAATAAGCTGCTGCTTCAGCAGGTGCTGGAGCATCGTCATCAGGTATAAAATCACCTAAATGGCTATCTTCCTCTTCACCTATTGGCGTTTCTAAGGATACTGGTTCTTGAGCTATTTTCATTATTTCTCTAATTTTTTCTTCTGGCATATCCATTTCTTTAGCAAGCTCTTCAGGTTTAGGGTCTCTTCCATACTCTTGAAGAAGCTGTCTGTGAACTCTAATTAATTTATTTATAGTCTCCACCATATGAACAGGGATTCTAATAGTTCTAGCTTGGTCGGCTATAGCTCTAGTTATTGCCTGTCTTATCCACCAGGTTGCATAAGTCGAAAACTTGAAACCTTTCTTATAATCGAATTTTTCTACAGCTTTTATTAAACCAAGATTCCCTTCTTGGATAAGGTCAAGAAATAACATACCTCTTCCAACATATCTTTTTGCAATAGATACAACTAATCTTAGGTTTGCTTCTACTAATTTCTTCTTTGCTATCTCATCTCCATAGCCCATTTTTTCAGCCAAATCAATTTCTTCCTCAGCAGAAAGTAGTGGGATTTTTCCTATTTCTTTAAGGTACATTCTTACAGGGTCGTCAATTGATATTCCTTTAGGAATTGACAAATCCAGTTTAGATACATCTTCCTCTTCATCTTCTGCTTCAACATCTGGATCCTTATCAAATTCCTTATTGAAAATAACAGTATCGTCCTTTATATTTTCATCCAAAATATCTATCCCCATTTGAGCAAAGGTGTCATAGATATTTTCAATCTGTTCTTTGTCTAGCTCCATCTCGCTTAGGGCTTCACCTATTTGCTCATAGGTTAAAGATC
The sequence above is a segment of the Acetoanaerobium noterae genome. Coding sequences within it:
- a CDS encoding Nif3-like dinuclear metal center hexameric protein, coding for MQLEQLKINLDELLKPSLAYDWDNVGLSIGDKSAYVNKVLITLEINEAVVDEAISKDVQLIISHHPLIFRPIKSITNFDDKGNILLKLIKNSIGVYVAHTNFDIIEGGLNDYISNLLSLNNINKLAYENSDIDAIGRYGELKEEMSVEEFIMFVKTKLNLSDLRIVDGGNTKIRKVGIVTGSGIEYASNAFEAGCNAYLTGDIKYHDAQDWLGRGMNIFDVGHYGSEIHFKENMLRILRDKLGEEVDFVVSDALKDPFRAV
- the rpoD gene encoding RNA polymerase sigma factor RpoD encodes the protein MAVKNLIDKGKKDGSLTYEQIGEALSEMELDKEQIENIYDTFAQMGIDILDENIKDDTVIFNKEFDKDPDVEAEDEEEDVSKLDLSIPKGISIDDPVRMYLKEIGKIPLLSAEEEIDLAEKMGYGDEIAKKKLVEANLRLVVSIAKRYVGRGMLFLDLIQEGNLGLIKAVEKFDYKKGFKFSTYATWWIRQAITRAIADQARTIRIPVHMVETINKLIRVHRQLLQEYGRDPKPEELAKEMDMPEEKIREIMKIAQEPVSLETPIGEEEDSHLGDFIPDDDAPAPAEAAAYSLLKEQLEDVLCTLNEREQKVLKLRFGLEDGRARTLEEVGKEFDVTRERIRQIEAKALRKLRHPSRSKKLKDYLD
- a CDS encoding zinc ribbon domain-containing protein, coding for MEILRRIDKGYRLIEQAKDKSERLMNVESIKRLKHELDLILKEENAIRVQVDQARTGLLIKEKQLSDVDRQLLSILEKLYESEHQNSKILQELKKQEVILKDKKINLEDEIMKEFYIIEKFSKELNLFKSKYNKVEKQYNSKKISQHEKVAYLEDKIKLMEKKIRKLRKSADPDLLRLYDKKRQTMKVVFTRAENGVCEICHMTLSTSLIEKVENCSEIIECDCCNRILYLEEIKDNDETL
- a CDS encoding tRNA (adenine(22)-N(1))-methyltransferase, which encodes MISKRLETILKLIPNGEVLADIGTDHGYIPTYAVKNNIVKKAIAADISKGSLEKAVIEIKNNNLQTKIETRLGSGLEVLEVDEADVVVIAGMGGILISEILNESYHKKYKAKHPIFIFQPVQFPEKLRQYLYKNNFDILDEELIEDEGKFYHIIVSRYSLEKVLKTIEPPFDEIGNINYRKANEVLFKLLQSKINTNKAIIGKIRESGSGENNAKVEELSLKIKCYEEMIEDAARTTQNKPR
- the larE gene encoding ATP-dependent sacrificial sulfur transferase LarE, producing MMRLYSDGGSRGNPGEAAIGFVIYEGDKIVYEKARPIGIATNNIAEYTALLEGLEALICLGVQDVEAFLDSELVVKQIKGEYKVKNQELKVIFDRIKDKINNFKSFSINHVKRAYNKEADRILNIALDTMTTFENGSLINRVSKASVEESNNAFRLDTIDGDLRKKVEDIKNYIKKDKKVVVAFSGGVDSSLLINLCKEVLRDEVVAVTVKGPHIPESEFNEAVKLANAIGIKHEIVEEDILSIKEVREGDLRRCYYCKSFVFKYIDDYAKKIGATAVYDGSNIDDLSDYRPGMQALEELHVKSPFLETNWTKSDIREYSKLLGLKTHDKEAAACLISRVSYGQTLTKEILTRIDKAEAYLKSKGLRNVRVRVHDDLARIEMNSDDLKPFINLDLFKEANEYLKNLGFKYVSLDLGGYKTGNMNK